The genomic segment GCCCGGCCCGCACCAAGTACAACAACTTCGACGTGTACGTCCGGGCGCGCTGGCTCTACGGCTTCATCCGCTTCCTGCTCTACTTCAGCTGCAGCCTGTTCACGGCCGCGCTGTGGGGCGCGCTCGCCGCCCTCTTCTGCCTGCAGTACCTGGGCGTGCGCGCCCTGCTGCGCTTCCAGCTCAAGCTGTCGGCgctgctcctgctgctgggcCGCCGGCGCGTGGACTTCCGCCTCCTCAACGAGCTGCTGGTCTACGGCATCCACGTGACCATGCTGCTGGTCGGCGGCTTGGGCTGGTGCTTCATGGTCTTCGTGGACATGTGAGGGCGCCGCGGCTCCCCCGGGCGCGGGTCAGGACGACCCGGTGGTGCACGCGCCTGCGGCAGGTTCTTTTCTGCACGGGGTACGTCGGGGGCCCTTTCTGCCCCTTCCCAGAGGCACCGCCCGCCCCCAGTGCCTGGGTTTCTGGCTCAGGAAAGGGCTGAGACTTTTCTGCGAAGGGGACGCTGGCGCCGTCCCTCCTGCTGGTCTCGGCTGGGCCTCTTTCTGCGCGTGTCTTTGGTGCAGCGTCCCCCCGGGGCCACCCGCTTGTGGCTGCAGCCCTCACTTTCCAAGCTgttctgggggaggggtggggaccaTCGGTCCAGTCTGCACTGGGAGAGCCTGTGTCCTGTCCCCTCTCCAGGACACTGCCGTCACCAGTGGTGTGGGAGGCCCCTGGGAGGGGTGCGCTGCCCAGGTGCAAATCTGGAGGGGGTTCTCCTGGCCCCACAGCCCCCTCCTGTGCACCCGccggcccctgccccagccttaGGGAAGCGTCAGGCTCCACCAGCTGACGCACCTCACTGCCACCAAGCTCTTCACTCCCCCCTGGGCCACGGAGTCCTGGCTCAGCCCATGGACTCTCCTGCATCTGTTTCCTTGCGAGGCGATGGGGTCCTGCGTCCCAGGCCGGGCTTCAGCGTCACCTCGGTGTGCTTGGCAGATCCTAGGTCAGGGGCCAGCCTGGGGTCCAGGGCACACCTGTCTTCCTCCTGGGCAGGTCTGTTGGCAGTGTTGGCTGGGCGCTGTCCTGGGGAGGCAGCTcagttttttctggctttgtggGGGCTTTCCGTCTCTTCCCTTGAGGGAGCATCCGGGACTGAGACGAATCTGCCGGAAACAGACATCAGAGATGGCCCAAGTGCTGCATTTAACACCTCTTGGAGTCACAGGTGCACCAGGGCTGGACCTCCAAGTGAGGGGCTCGGGGCCCCTTTGTCCCTGCCTGGGCGGCTGTTAGAGCAGCTGGGAGTACAAAGCAAAACGCATTGTGGGCCAGGAAAGAACCAGTGGTCTGGGGGGCTTTTGGTTGCAGAGAGAAGAACGTATCAGAGGGCTAGTGTCTTGCCCAGACCCCTCACCCTGGCCTCCATCAGGTGGGACAGGGTGGCCGCGGGCCTCACGGGCAGGTGAGAGGCGCTCTGAGTAACTCAGCTGGGACAGCGGCCAGAGGCGGGACATAGGGCCCACATTGAAGGCCACGGGGAGGCTGATGCTGCTTCATTCCACGTGTCCCCACACCCCCAGGCACGGACGGTGGCCCTGTCAACCCTGTGTGGCAGGCCGCCCCGTGGCCAGGTGGAGCTGTCGGGGCAGTTGTGTGCCACTCGAAGGAAAGCCCAAATCaggtaaagaaaggaaaaaatacttggCTGTAAACCGTGCTCTTTAACTTGTAGCCAGCTTCTGTTGGACCATCGTCCACTCTAGGTCAGTGAACGGCTCCTTGGAGGGGACTGGGAGTGAGTCTGTCCCAGTTACCCAGGCGGCAGGTGAGGAGCCGACCCACGTGGACCCCACCTCTCGGCGCTGCAGAGAATCTTTTGCACTAAACCACGCTATTTCCTAAAAGCTTTGTTTTGTGTTAGCTGACTCATGTTACTCTGAGGCCCCCTTGGAGGTGGGCAGGTGCCCAcggggctgggggcggcggggggtcTTGGCGGTGCGGACACAAAGCTGCTCAGTGTCTTGAGTGCCTGTGAAATTCTTTATGAAATGAGCCACCTgcattaaacttatttttttaacatgttgATGGTGTGACTGATAAAAGCTCAAAACACTtataccttttttaaaagatataaccAGCCCCGAACACCACAGGTGCCGTTTTTCACGAGTCAGATCAGGAGCTTTTAAAAGCAGCCGTGTCCCCTGCCGGAGAAGGACTGAGTGTGATGGGCTGTAGGGCACACACCCTGCCCCAGGGCCAGGAGTTCCACCGCCGGAACCCGTGCTGGGGATTTGGCTGGGGTGGCAGTGCTGGGCGAAGGGGGCCTGGTGAGGTCCATGAGGGCTGAATTCAACCAACAGGTGAGTGTGTTGTCCTTAGGAGACACGCAAAGCCCTCACGTGCCGGAATGACAGTAGGATTTGGACCTGTACATACAGTGTTGCTCAGTTGCAGGGAAGACGCTTAGCCACAGGAGAGAAACTGGCAGGAAGGCAAAGTTACAGATTCTTGTTTAATGAAAAAGCAGTTGGAAAAATGAGGTTATTATTGAGCATCTTTATTGTGTACAGGCTTCCCTGGCTTCCGTGCAGGGGCCACTCACATTTCTCACTTGCGTAGATTTCTTCCCCCGTGATGATGAGGGGGATGTCCTTCCACGCAGCCAGGGTGGCCAGAAAGCGGCCCTGGAAGAGGAGCTGTGGGTCCATGACTGAGCGGTGCGGCTGCTGTCTCTGGAATTTTGTGGAACTTgatgtttcagaaaaaaacaatctGAGTCCTTTGGGCTTTAGCTTGTGATGGCAGAGTTGCTAAATCCTTACAGAAGCCACGGACCCCCAAAATAGCAGAGGGCCCTTGGGAGGTGCCCTGTGGTTGACAAAGCCTGGCCGAGGCTCAGGGGGGCCGCTGCTCCCCGGCCGGGAGCCCACTGGGCGTGCTGGCTTCTCTAGGACCGGACGATGGTGGACTCGCCCCTGGAGCCTCAGGGACACCCACCTTCTGCGGCTTCCAGAGGCCTCCTGGCCTGGCCGCCCCTCGTTCTGGGCGAGTTGGGGTGTGTTCTCCAGTGGTTCTCTAGACCAGCACTGCCCAGCAGGACGCGTATGTGGTGGGGACATGGTCCGCGCTgcgcagtgcaggagccaccggCCCATCCAATGGGCTGAATTAACCCAATGCGCCCCTGGGGGACAGTCACCATTTTCAAAGAGCACGTGCTGAGCTGGCCGCTGCAGGAAGGTAGCGGCTGTGCAGGGTTTGCCGGCAAAACTTCATTCTGCCCAGACAATGCTCCAGTGACCAGTTCAGGCGCCGTCCCGAGAGGGGTCTCCTGGGCCCTCAGGGCGCCGCACGTCAGGAGCCGGCCGTGTCCGCAGCGTGGAGACCCCAGGAGCAGCGCCTCTGCTGGGAGGGCAGACAGCACCTGGATGGTGGTGCTGACACCGGGCCTTGAATTTTGGAgtcagggagggtggaggagggcgGGCAGGCACCGTGACCACAGAGAGGGAAGCTGACGAAGAACGGAGGGGAGGAGCAGTGCCCCAcggagagctggggtggggggagggcactgGGAGGCAGCGGCGGTCAGCGTCTGGGCGTGGGAGAGTCGGAGGGGGCACCGGGAGCCTGGCAGCCTGGGAAGAGGACGGTCAGATTCGGGGGCGGCGATCCCTGGGCAGGAGTCCCTGGGCAGGAGAGCATCTGGAGAGCAGCAGGTGTTCAAGACAGGAGGTCAAGGCCGGGGCAGGAGCCGGAcagcggcgggggtgggggcggggaggaagggaGACGGGGTTCCCGCCAACAAAGAAGAGAGGCTGTCGGGGGCCTCTCGGCCTGCCCGTGGAGCCAGCCCTCCCTCTGCTGAGCGATCCCAGcccggagggtgggagggtgtaaTGGCAAGACGGGGCAATTTCTAGAAACCAGACACTTATCTGAGAACGTCTAGGTGCTGTCCAGGCCCTGGGCGGGGGGCTGGATGGGGCGCCCTCCAAGACGCCCTCTTTGTCCCACGGCTGCTGCTGGCAGCCCCGGGAGGGGATTGCAGTCAGGCCCCCGTGTGGTCCCCCTCCCTGACCACCTGGGAGGACGGCCCAGGGGGAGGGACACGGCCCCCACCCGGGAGGGTGGCTGGGGCAGGCGCGGCCCAGCTCTGGACCGGAGCGTGACCCCCCGTGCCGCCACGGAGGAAGGGCCGTCCACGGGGACTCGCCCGCGGATATCGATGTTCCCTGACCTTGAGAGGTCCCTGTCCCCTCCAGCGCCTGATTGGCCGAGGGAGAATGGCAGGCGCTTGGTGCTGACTCAGCGCTTCCTTCCCTCCACACAGGCCggtcctctcccttctccctttttGGTGTTGTTTGGAAAGGGCTCTCTTCCGGGAAGGCCCTTCCTCTCATCCCCCAGGAGGCCTGGCTCCTGCAGGAGCCACTTTCCAGAAAATCCCCAGCAGTCTGACAACTCCCCAAAGAGGGAGCCCCCCCCACCTCACCAGCATCCTTGCCCGGGAGGGGACGGGGCCGCGCAGGAGCAGCTGATTCAGCGCTCAcgggcccacccctcccccagcccccaccggGCAGCGTGCCCAGGCAGGCTGGCAGCTGTGTCACACGGGGCCTCCGGCAGGGTTGCTGTGGCTCTCACTGTGTGGCCCGCACTGCGCCTGGGGGGTGACAGACCGACGCGGGCGGGCGGGCTGCCAGGCGCCCCCGTACAGGCACGTCCGCGGCCTGATGAGAAACGGGCCCACGGGAGGGCGCTGGGGCACGGCCGCCACGGCCAGGGAGTTAGCTGGTCCTCCTAGCCGAGCGATGGCGGATACACCACCCTGGCCGTGTGCAAGCTTCCAGGAGCCCAGGTCGGGCAGAGTCCCTCTGCCGCTGGCGGGTCCAACCATGGTCACCTCACCCTGACCCGGGTGACCTGGAGCCCTGGGGCAGGCACAGGCTGAAAGGGGCAGGTTCTGCCACCCGTGGGGACCAGCCAGCTGATGGGAGCAGCCCGGGCCAGAGCGGGCAGGGTGTAAGCCCCAAGGGCCCAGGTTGACAGGCAGCCCGGGTGGACGCTGGGGCAGGCCCCGAGCCCGGGGCAGGCAGGTGCCGGCTCTGTGGGTCCCGTGAGCGGGCGTGATGGGAAGTCCCTCAGCATCCCCAGTACAGGGAGGGCCGTGGACGTGGTGGCGAGCATCCTGGGCTGGAGGGCCATGCCAGCAgagtgggcggggcctgggcagCCCCCTGACAGCTTATCCCTCTGGACAGGGCAGTTCTGCCCCACCCGCCGTGGTTGGTCGGTGGGTCAGAGCGTGTCTTCAAACATAAGCCCCGGAGGCCGAGGTGTGTCTTCAAGGCCCAGGGCACGTTCCCCTCAGGTGCGTGTGGCCCGTGTTCATCACACGGGGACCAGGACGGTGCCCCACTCTGCTTTCTTAGAACAGGAGTGACTCGTGCTGGCTGCCATGCCGCGTGGATGTTCATCCAGGATCCATCAGCCCAGGCTGGGGGGCCCTGGGAGGAGGCATGTCCCCAGGCTGTGGGCCCTTCCTTCCCGGTGGACCCAGAAGGAGCCAGCCGTCCTTCTGCAGCGGAGGCTGCCTCCCCGGGCAGTGAGTCAGGAGCCAGCGCTGGCTGCCCGAAGCCGAGATGGGAGACGGACGGTCTGGCCCCAGGGCCGGGCACAGCCAGGTGTGCAGGGCGTGCCCACGGACACCCTGGGCCCCCGCTGGTAGGAAGGTGCTGCCCTCTCAAAGGGACTCACGTGGCCAGAGAACGGGTTTCCAGTCCTTTCTGGCGGGCACCGgcacctctccctctcctcactgtGCTGCCGCCTTGGCCGGTGGCGCTGGGCCTCGCTCTGGCCGGGGCACCCCTGCCCCCTCTGGCCCACCGCTCAGCTCCGGCTCCCGCAGGCCTGGG from the Hippopotamus amphibius kiboko isolate mHipAmp2 chromosome 2, mHipAmp2.hap2, whole genome shotgun sequence genome contains:
- the TMEM250 gene encoding transmembrane protein 250, translated to MPVMPIPRRVRSFHGPHTTCLHAACGPARASRPARTKYNNFDVYVRARWLYGFIRFLLYFSCSLFTAALWGALAALFCLQYLGVRALLRFQLKLSALLLLLGRRRVDFRLLNELLVYGIHVTMLLVGGLGWCFMVFVDM